A stretch of the Oxyura jamaicensis isolate SHBP4307 breed ruddy duck chromosome 4, BPBGC_Ojam_1.0, whole genome shotgun sequence genome encodes the following:
- the ITGB1BP2 gene encoding integrin beta-1-binding protein 2, with translation MALLCYNKGCGQRFDPEHNAEDSCLYHPGVPIFHDALKGWSCCKKRTTDFSEFLSIQGCTKGFHSKEKPPEPLQEESSDKPKAKPVAEFIIQGPKSAEKMQQERPSSDEPRQLLPIKVSRSLEQALEKLSLSPNDKVPEGGCTGEVAVQVRPGTTCKNAACKAVYQGAESNAGVCTFHPGVPVFHEGMKYWSCCGVRTTDFSAFLEQPGCSTGRHCWTGKADKKAVSCRQDWHQTSSQVVVTIYAKNPLPALSSVKANRTVLEVHVIFEGNKIFQAELDLWGVIETEKSFVSMVPTKVEITLCKASPGLWAKLEHPQSRACSQGEPEKAAASTAEPEEDSDDSLSWSEEDDEEMEAPNSTAPPRGLDTSSGLAAQSSM, from the exons ATGGCGTTGCTGTGCTACAACAAGGGCTGCGGGCAGAGGTTTGATCCCGAGCACAACGCCGAGG ATTCCTGCCTGTACCACCCGGGCGTCCCCATCTTCCACGATGCCCTGAAG GGCTGGTCCTGCTGCAAGAAGCGCACGACAGACTTCTCCGAGTTCCTCTCCATTCAG gGGTGCACAAAAGGGTTCCACAGCAAGGAGAAGCCCCCTGAGCCTCTCCAAGAGGAGAGCTCGGACAAGCCAAAGGCCAAGCCAGTGGCGGAATTCATCATCCAAGGACCAAAATCAGCTGAGAAGATGCAGCAGGAAAGACCAAG CTCCGACGAGCCACGACAGCTGCTGCCAATTAAAGTATCCAGGTCTCTGGAGCAGGCGCTGGAGAAACTGAGCCTGTCCCCCAACGACAAGGTGCCCGAGGGCGGCTGCACAG GGGAGGTGGCGGTGCAGGTGAGACCTGGCACCACCTGCAAGAACGCAGCCTGCAAGGCG GTCTACCAGGGGGCAGAGAGCAACGCAGGGGTTTGTACTTTCCATCCTGGTGTTCCTGTCTTCCACGAGGG gATGAAGTACTGGAGCTGCTGCGGGGTCAGAACCACAGACTTCAGCGCCTTCctggagcagccaggctgcagcaccgGGCGGCACTGCTGGACGGGGAAGGCG GACAAGAAGGCGGTGTCGTGCCGACAGGACTGGCACCAAACCAGCAGCCAAGTGGTGGTGACAATCTACGCCAAGAACCCCCTGCCCGCCCTCAGCAGCGTGAAGGCCAACCGCACCGTG CTTGAGGTTCACGTCATCTTTGAAGGGAATAAGATTTTCCAGGCAGAACTCGATCTCTGGGGG GTCATCGAAACGGAGAAGAGCTTTGTGAGCATGGTCCCTACCAAGGTGGAGATCACGCTCTGCAAAGCCAGCCCGGGGCTCTGGGCCAAGCTGGAGCACCCCCAGAGCAGGGCGTGCTCCCAGGGGGAGCCGGAGAAGGCGGCTGCCAGCACGGCGGAGCCGGAGGAGGACTCTGACGACAGCCTGAGCTGGTCAGAGGAGGACGACGAGGAGATGGAGGCGCCTAACAGCACGGCGCCGCCGAGGGGCTTGGACACCAGCTCTGGATTAGCAGCCCAGAGCAGCATGTAA
- the LOC118166293 gene encoding rho-related GTP-binding protein RhoG-like: protein MQTIKCVVVGDGAVGKTCLLISYTTNAFPEEYIPTVFDNYSAQMTVDGRTVSLNLWDTAGQEEYDRLRTLSYPQTNVFVICFSIGSPSSYANVRHKWHPEVSHHCPNVPILLVGTKRDLRNDLETVKKLKEQSLAPTTPQQGTSLAKQIGAVKYLECSALNQEGVREVFAEAVRAVLYPVTKKNTRKCVLL, encoded by the coding sequence ATGCAGACTATAAAGTGCGTGGTTGTTGGAGATGGCGCTGTGGGAAAAACTTGTCTTCTCATCAGCTACACCACCAATGCCTTCCCCGAAGAGTACATCCCTACTGTGTTCGACAACTACAGTGCCCAAATGACTGTTGATGGCCGGACGGTTAGCCTGAATCTCTGGGACACTGCAGGCCAGGAGGAATACGACCGTCTGCGCACACTCTCGTATCCTCAAACCAATGTATTTGTCATCTGTTTCTCCATTGGTAGCCCCTCTTCCTATGCAAATGTGAGGCACAAATGGCACCCTGAAGTTTCTCACCACTGTCCTAATGTTCCCATTCTTTTAGTGGGCACGAAGAGAGACTTGAGAAATGACCTGGAAACAGTTAAAAAGTTGAAAGAGCAAAGCTTGGCTCCCACTACCCCGCAACAGGGGACTTCACTGGCTAAACAAATTGGAGCAGTCAAATATTTGGAGTGCTCAGCGTTGAATCAGGAGGGTGTTCGGGAGGTGTTTGCTGAAGCTGTTCGTGCAGTTCTGTATCCTGTGACAAAgaagaacacaagaaaatgtGTCTTATTGTAA